The Citrus sinensis cultivar Valencia sweet orange chromosome 4, DVS_A1.0, whole genome shotgun sequence DNA segment ttaaaatttttgtcttcttAACAGGAAAATGGAAGATTGTCATTCTAAGTAGGAGGTAAATTGATCCTTTCTCATATTAGCaataaaaatgcaaatataaaaatgagagaCAGAATCTTACCTTGCCAATTgttgaaattcagaatataaAGGCTTCCCCCATGTTAAAGATCCCAGAGCACTTGCAAGAGCTGCGTGTTTCTTTCCGCTGCCAGATGTTTCTGtgtattttctaattatttccTAAATGTAAAAAACAACAGTTCAATATAATGAACAAGAACAACAGTAAACTTGTACGGAGAATCGACAAAGAGGGAGATGTCAAAGAAATTTCCAGCAGTCAGAAGTTATAATGCGTGGCCAATTAGACCATATCTATGCTGGATGTGACTCTCTTACATCCTTGTTTCAATCTGAAGTGTGATCTAAAGTTAAGCAAATGAAATCCTTAAATTGTTTAATCCACAAACTATTTGCCTGTTTCGTCAATATACACCAATGGCATTCCTAGACAAGCAGGGGTAAGACAGGACAATAAGAATTCAGAAGCTGAATAAAAAGTTCACACAACTAATTCATGCTATGGAAGTGTCCCAAAATAAAGCATATGAAAATCTCTCGGGAAGGGAACAAAACCAGGCCAAGAAAAGACTACATAATTCCcgcaaaaaaattatcaaaatgtattaaaaagCAAGGAGTACAACAGATCAGTATAATCTCAAAATGTATAAATGCCAAAACACACCTGAATTTGTGGACTCATCTGATCAACAAGAAGCTCGGATATGAATACTCTAGGCAAAGGCCCATTGACACCACTGCCACCATCAGGATAATGAAAACTGGGAGGAGAAAACCAGAATGCCTTAAGTTTTTTAGCAGGAAATCTAAGCTCGTCCTGTTTTGTATAGCCATAATCCATAAAGAAGCTAGCAATGGAATCAATCCCGTGACCATTTACCTAAACGTAACATCACAAATGGAAAGTAAATATACATCAACCAATCCTTCCAATAGAGCCAGCCGCTTCAACTTACATCATCTCAGATCAAATGgaaatcaacattaaaataaaggaaagaaaaaaaatctccaaATGATTGGGGAGATTGAGTATACCCCAAAAGTCCTGAATGCAATATGATCATAGCATATCTGATTGTTGCCAGATGACTGGACAAGCTCCAGAACAGCTTTTGCAGTTGGGTTCCTGTTCAAATACACGGCTTCCATACTTTGAAGCACAGTCCTGAAAAATGATTCACCTCCCTGCAAccaacaaagaaattaaatttaaattaattaataagtaaatCATCCATTCAGAGTAATAAAAGAGTTAATTGTGATTACCTGAAAAGAGGAACTGGGATCTCGATCATCTGATTTGGAGGCAGAGACGACGCTGAGATTTCGTTTCTGAAGAGGGACTGATGAGTTGCCATGAAACGGTGCTGACGGCTTGAGGGAGATGAAATTCCTGGATTTTGGTTGCAGAGGCAAacacgatgatgatgataaaggTGCAAGAGAGTGAAGCGAAGGTGGGAAAGTTGATGAAGCGGAAGCGCTTTTGACTATTGACGATGAGTGCGAGGAAATCATCGTTAACTGCTTTAGTTTCATGCACATCATTTGTTGATCAGATACGAATACAAAACGATATAATAACgcccattaattaattttactttctttatAATAGCGAAAATCACTAACGCGCCCAAGGTTCCGGAACTTTAGTAGACAGTTACGTATGCCTGTAGCCTGTCCGTTTGCGCCA contains these protein-coding regions:
- the LOC102612790 gene encoding uncharacterized protein LOC102612790 isoform X2, giving the protein MMCMKLKQLTMISSHSSSIVKSASASSTFPPSLHSLAPLSSSSCLPLQPKSRNFISLKPSAPFHGNSSVPLQKRNLSVVSASKSDDRDPSSSFQGGESFFRTVLQSMEAVYLNRNPTAKAVLELVQSSGNNQICYDHIAFRTFGLKRLALLEGLVDVYLLSICDVTFSFHYPDGGSGVNGPLPRVFISELLVDQMSPQIQEIIRKYTETSGSGKKHAALASALGSLTWGKPLYSEFQQLARESEYAAWTLVNGYAVNHVTISIHHLKSQLNNIKSLNQFIEDNGFRLNSEGGVLKVSPDGLLLQSSTVADSFPFCFSDGVTESVPCSYIEFAERLVLPQYKNLPEAEVKEFHRRDGFEVGNADKIFESTSKEQLTRRAA
- the LOC102612790 gene encoding uncharacterized protein LOC102612790 isoform X1, with the protein product MMCMKLKQLTMISSHSSSIVKSASASSTFPPSLHSLAPLSSSSCLPLQPKSRNFISLKPSAPFHGNSSVPLQKRNLSVVSASKSDDRDPSSSFQGGESFFRTVLQSMEAVYLNRNPTAKAVLELVQSSGNNQICYDHIAFRTFGVNGHGIDSIASFFMDYGYTKQDELRFPAKKLKAFWFSPPSFHYPDGGSGVNGPLPRVFISELLVDQMSPQIQEIIRKYTETSGSGKKHAALASALGSLTWGKPLYSEFQQLARESEYAAWTLVNGYAVNHVTISIHHLKSQLNNIKSLNQFIEDNGFRLNSEGGVLKVSPDGLLLQSSTVADSFPFCFSDGVTESVPCSYIEFAERLVLPQYKNLPEAEVKEFHRRDGFEVGNADKIFESTSKEQLTRRAA
- the LOC102612790 gene encoding uncharacterized protein LOC102612790 isoform X3, whose translation is MMCMKLKQLTMISSHSSSIVKSASASSTFPPSLHSLAPLSSSSCLPLQPKSRNFISLKPSAPFHGNSSVPLQKRNLSVVSASKSDDRDPSSSFQGGESFFRTVLQSMEAVYLNRNPTAKAVLELVQSSGNNQICYDHIAFRTFGVNGHGIDSIASFFMDYGYTKQDELRFPAKKLKAFWFSPPSFHYPDGGSGVNGPLPRVFISELLVDQMSPQIQEIIRKYTETSGSGKKHAALASALGSLTWGKPLYSEFQQLARESEYAAWTLVNGYAVNHVTISIHHLKSQLNNIKSLNQFIEDNGFRLNSEGGVLKDSCPHQPCRNRRFSELALAIIYSNKQ